The window CTTACCTCACAAAGTACATAGGTTCCGGCTCCAAGTGGCTGTGGGGTAATCAGGTATCCGGTATTTTGATCCTGATAGGAAGTTTCTGTTAAATCCTCTTCCTTGGCCTGAAGGCCGTCCCTGGTGGTTGTAAAGGCTTCAAACCGGCCCGTTCTTCGGCCTTCCTGATCCGTAAGAATCACCTGTTCCGATTCCTTACATACCGGGGTTCCTGCCGGAACAGTTCCCTTCCAGACATTCCCTTCCAAGGCTATATTCCTGGTTCCCATGGCTTCCAGAAATTCCTTTGATCCTTCGATTCGGGTATCTGTTTCATAAAACTTCACCAGGCCATCCGTATACTCTCCGTCCTCCCTGGACGCTGCATAAAGGGTAAATAACGCTCCGTCATGGAGAAGGTTTTCCCCGGTTTCTGAATCCAGCTTTTCAATCCTCAGCTTTGTTTTAAAGAACGTGTTGTAAAATTTTGTATACCCAAAACCTTTGTATGAACTCTCTCCATTTGCGGAAAGGGCGCTGTCCTCAACCTCTGTAACTGCATTGTCAGGTGCCACAGTCGTCCACGGCACAAGCATAGGGGCATATTTCCCATCATAAGCAACCTGTACGCCTTGCATGGCCGTTACGTTGTCCTTGTATTCGATTCCAGCACTCTCCGTAGGGAATGGAACATTATTTGCTGTGCCTTTGTTTTCTGCCACGGAGCTGTATCGGTAATATTTTGATACGGCTTCCCTACCGCTTAAGCCTTCTGACAGGTAATATGGGACATTTTCATTGGTCCTGTTGTCCTGTTCATTGTAGTAGTTCTGATACGGTTTGAATGCGCTCTGGCTCAAGGCAAAGTAATCACCCGGCCCGGTTCCCGTCACGCCGTTTTTAATGTTGTCAATGTCCATGCCGTACTTGTAAACTTCAAAGTCACCATCCGCATTCCTGCCTTTGATTACATGGATAGCTTCTTCATTAAAACGGATCTTGTACTTACTCTCCATCTCAGGCTGTGTTATGCCGGCAAAATAATTGTAGTAATTATTAGTCACTTCCGGTGTAGCCTGAGAACCGTCATAGTTTGCATATACAGACGGAAGAGAGACTTCCCGTGGCTTATCAATCTGGTAATGCTTGTTCTTAAAATCCCCAAGATTGCTGAATTTCGGCTGTTGCTCTGCCACTACATAGGTTCCGTATGGCAGGTATTTTGATGCGGCAAAATAATAGCCATCACTGCTTCCGGAAACGGCACCGAATAAGGTATCCGCCGAAAGCGTTGTGAGATCCTGATCTGAGCCACCGTCCTGTGCACTGTCCCAGTCAATAGAATAAATCCGGTCAAGGTCATATGCAAAGAAGGGTTTCAAATAGTTTCCCGCCTTTCGGACAGCTTCTGACAGGGCTTTGTCGTAAACTTCATCGGAATAAGCATTGCCACCTGTGGCGCTTTCCGTTTCTCCGGCTTGATTCTTTTTAACCAGCTTTGCCGCTTCGTCATCCAGATACCAGGTAATGGCAAATTGGCGGACGTTATCAGAGCGAAGGGCATTATTGGCAGCGATATCCGATGTATTAATATGGTTTTTGATATCCGGATTATTATGGACTGATGGATACTGTTTCTCCGCCCCGTTTGTTCCAAAAAGGAGCTTCTTTATTAAGGCAAAGAGCTTAAAGGATGTGCTGTAGTTTTCTGTATGATCCCATTTATCATTATTAGCCACGTTTATGGCATCAAAGAACTTGTCATAATTGTAACCAGAAATCATTCTTGCTTCTGCACTGCTATCCGCCTTTATTGATATGGTCTCCAGCAGGTCAGTATAGCCGTTATTCTGGCTTTCATTTATAAAACCATTGGTATAGCTGTACAAGGAATCGTTGCTTACGATTGAGTCACCGGAATCTTTGTATAAAGGAGAGGTAACATGCTGCACTTTTGTGAAAACCTTGTTTACCAGGGCTGGGAATCTCTCCTTTTGCTCAAACACATTCACTTCATTCCCCATCCGGTCCTGCCAGATTACATTTCCTTCGTTGTCACGGTATAGACGTTCCAGGTTTGATTTTAAATACACCTTAAAGCGGAAGTTATCCATTTTCTTGGCCACCGTGTCTCTTCCAAGATGCCCTCCAAAGGTCCTGGTAAACCAGTCATCATGGGCTTCTGCATGGAAGTTAATGTTGTCATATGAGCTTTCATCAATGGTTTTTGTTACTTTAATCTGCTGGCCAATGATGCGTTCCTGCACAAGAATTGGCGTCTCCCTTGTATTTCCGTCCTCAAGCAGATCATGATATCCGTTGCATATCAGGCGCTGATTCTTTATGAAAGTCTTGTTGGTATCAAAATCTAAGGAAGTAAAGGCCCCGGCTCCTGCTCCTGCTCCGGAAACACGTATTACGTATTCCGCATTGGATATGCCGGCCCCAGCCGTATATCCCCACACATTATTAGAACCAATCTTGTTTATATCTCCATTTGTTACAATGGTCTTTCCATTATCAAGTGCGATTGTAAAGTTGCCTGATTTGATTCCGGTAAGGTCCATATCCTTTGAGCCAACATGAATGGTATACTGCTTTGCCTCCTGATCATAGAAGTAATAGGTGCTGCCCTCCCGGTCAGCCACTTCTTCCATGGAGTTAACCTTTGTGATTTTAGAAGAGCTTACATTCTCCTCGTTTACAATGACTTCCTTGTAATTTGGCTTCCAGACTTTCCTGGTTACGGGAGTATGGCCAACGTAAGTTCCGTTATTTAAGTACCAGTAATCGTAAAGGGTTTCCCCTGCAGCATAACGGAGATACCTCTCACTGTCTGTCGGGTACATGGTTTTATCCGTTGGGATTCCATCATCGCCCACTTCATAATCAGGCGTAACGTTGATAATGTATTTGCCAGTGTTTGCTACTTCTGCGGCATTTAATTCGCTGCCGGTATACTTTCTAATGACATATCTTCCGTAGGTGGTATTGAGTTTCGTTAAGTAAGCAGCCACAACATCACCACTGGAATTTGTCTGATACAACAAAGTCTTTCCCGGCGTCATGCCGACAACGACCGTTACAATAACTTTTCCGCCACTGTATTCCATCTTTTGAAGTCCGCCATAGGTAAATACCTTTTCATTGATGAAATAATTTAAAATCGCCTCTATCACTGACTGATTCGTTGTGACATTCTCAATTTCAAGGACCATTTCCGGCTTGCCATAAACGGTTTTTCCATTCACAGTCCGCTTCTCATCGTAGACTGGAACATCTACCGTGGAATAATTACCATCTTTCGGAGTCTCCATATGGAGAGCATTGCGCATCATCTGTTCTAATTCGGCTTTCACATACTTTATGTTACTGTCTGAATTTGTAAAGGTGCCGGCAAATCTTGTTGGGTCACTGGCAATAGCCGTTCCTTCCGTAGGAAGCTTATCTGCCTCAGTTCCGACAGCTTCATAGGGAACCTTTATGGTTGCAGAAACTCCTGGCTTCTCAATCATGTTTCCATTGATATCACGCTTATAAACGGAATCGGATTCTGCTGTCAGATAAAAAGGCGCTTCCTTTGCATCTGCCCAGTTTCCTCCGTCCACTTGCTGGATCACCACCGGATTTAATGTGACGTTATTTAAGTAGATGCCTGCCCCCTCCGGAATCCCATCAAGGACTACATTATAACCATTGGTGGCATCTTTAGATTTTGTTTCAAGAAGAATCAAGTTTTCCTTATTTCCATAAGCAGCATTCCCCTCCGGGAAAGTAACTGCATGATATAGCTGTTTTGTGATCCAGACAGATCCCACAGGAGCCGTTTTTGAATCAGCGGTATCACCATAGGACTCACGGGTACTCTCTTCTGCATTTGTAACCTCCAGGTTTTTTCCGGTGATGGAAAGTTCGTATCCCTCGGAACGGGAAAGTTCTTTGACATAATAATTGCCAAGAATCAAAGGTCTCCCGATCCAACTGTCCCCATTCATGGTCTTATTATCTTTATAGATGCGGCCCCTTTCTTCCTGTGGCTGCGCCTTTTCATATCCTTCTTTTACATATAGGTTTTCTGGATAGCTCTTCCCGGTATATTCAATTTTCCCTATCTTGTAATTGTAGATACTATGAGGTCTTTCTGTTACTGTTAAGAAGGAACCATCTCCATTTTTATCTGTGGTTGCCACAGCAACAAGATCATTGGCATCAAATACCACTCCGATACCGGAGGTCACATTTCCATTGTCATCCCGTTGGGTGTCTGGTCCGTAAATTGGATCAGCCGCAAACAGGCCATATACAGCACCTTCTAAAGTGGCATCACCCTGGGTATCTCCATAGGAATTATATCTTCCAAACTCCCCGTCCTTTAATTCCATGTCCTTCTTATTGAAATGGACCTGTCCTGGTACACGATGATCGTATACTTTAAAGGTATGGGCTGTATTGTTGCTTGGTCCTTTATCCACTTCTGGTTGACTGTCCTCTTCTCCATTTTCGAACCCCTTACTGGAATCTCCGCTAAGAGTACTGAAACCAAGCATTGTTGTCATAACTGGCTCTTCGTCAGTATCTTCTGCCAAAAGGTTGATTTGTCTGATTCCTCTTTCTTCTTTAGGAAGGGCGGCATCGGAGTCTGTGGCCAGGCTATATCTTAACAAACGGTTCATAGAATTCCTTTTGGCCTGCGATGGAGTAGACTCCTCTTCATCATCTAAGAGTTCATCCGGGAATTCCTCTTCTTCAGCATCAAACTCCTCATCATATAATTCTTTTTTATCCTTAGCGGTAAGCTTTACGGTAATTTCCTTCTCTTCCACAAAAGCGGTGGGAAGTCCGATGAACTTAAGAAGTTTGTTTATGATTCTTTCTCCTAGTGGAAGATCATAGGTTTCTTTCAGGATTAAATCTCCGCTTTCCTCAGAGGATTTCAAGTATGTAGAAGGACTTGCTACCTTATCTCTGTTATCAGCTAATAAAAGATCACTTTCATCTATCTGGCTGGATTCCTCTAATTCAGGAATTTCCCTGTTAGTCAAACTCCGCATGGCTGATCCAGCAAATCCCTCAATACCTGTATCAGCCGAACTATTCTTCGTCATGTTCCGGACATATCCGGTGACCTTTATATCTGCATTACTGGAACTTTTCCATTTTTTAGGTTTTTCTGCTTCGGAAGCTGCCGTTGTGATGATCTCAATCGGAACATCATCCGGATGTCCCGGATCATGAATGATGTAACCATCTCTTGGCTTGGTTTCCCGGAACGTGTAGTCATATTCAAGGTTGATAAAGGTTTCATATGCAGCGTCCCTGGCAGCTTTACAGCCTGATGCTTCAAATGCCTCTTCTTCAGATGGTTCTTCCTCACTGTTACATAACCAGTGATGGAAGGTTCCTCCACTGGCTGCAGCACGGGCTTCGCATTCGTCTATGGCCGCTTGCCATTCCTCCATCAATTGTTCATACTCTTCTGCCCCTTCATCAGCTTCGTTGCTTCCTTCTCCTTCCTCACCCTCTCCACTTTCCGATTCATCAATTTCCGGTTCCGGGGGGAGTGGATGACCATTACAGTAGGCATGACTAAAATCATAAAAACGTGTATCTTTATGAGATATACGTCCACTGACATTTGTTATCAGATCATCATCAAACACCAGCCAATCCTGCCAGGTTGTTGGGTCTTCTCTCATGTTATCTTCGATGATTCCGCCGCCAGACTCGTTATTACTTAACTGACTATTATCGAAACGCTCTAATACCTGCCAGGTAGAACCCTGCAGCGGATTTCCAGTTTCATAATCCCTCTTTTCCAGTTCAACTTTATAATTGGCTTCAAAGGTTTCGTTATGTTTATAGATCTTTAAGGACACCTCTCCACCGCCCTTGGTGGGCGTAGGTGTATTTGGGCTGTATTTTGTAGTGAGGTAAAATTCGCAATTTATTTCCTCTACATTTCCTTTAGCCCGGTATAACTGCTGGGAACTTGGAACATTACACTGAAAATACTCCAAACGGCCTGTTACTTCTAGTACATTAAAAAAGGTAGGATCGTAACTAATCTTCATAACTGCTTCGGTTGGTTTTTGACCAGCCGGAATACTAGGAAAGCTCCAGAAAAGCTTCTGTCCCTCTGTGTTAATAACCATTCCCGGCGTCACAACGTCAATGGTGCAATACTTCTTAAAGGTTTCCCAATCGGTAAGTCCAGTTAACTCATACAGCTTTGTCGTATCTATTTCTCCGGGTCCGCTTCTTAGTTCGTTGATGTACATGGCCTTGTTAGCGGTATTATATTTACTAATCAACTTAAGGATATCTTTTGGGCTTTTACAGCCTTCTGGAATGTTTGCTAATGACATAAAACCATCATTGGCCAGGTTTTCTATCCATTCTGATCCGCCATTACTTTTTCCTTTAGTCCAAGCGACATCTCTTGCAGTATCTCTATCAATCCTGCCAAACTGAGTAGTAAGAGAGGTCTTTCCATCATAACTCCCAAATGCACCGATATAAGCCCAGAACATTCTTTTCTGTTCAATGCTTCCTTGATTGTAATCAATATCCATGTTAACTTTGGAATAGTCATAATTGCTATGGGCTGAAGCTCCTTGGTTCATGCACAAGAACCACTTATTTCCATCGTCACCAGGCGCTTTACCCATCAAATATGGGTGCCCAGCCTGTCCGGAACTAACAAATACCAAGCCGAATCCCCAAGAATTAAAGACACCTGGAGGAAGATAGGTAAATATAGGTGTCAATAATAAGACTGTCGCAAGCAACGCAGCAATTTTCTGTTTTAATTTTATGCGGCTTATAATGTTCTTCCAATTTTTATATTTAAACATTTATTCTCCTTATTTTTCATTTTCTCCAAATGTTTTGAGCAAAGAAAAAAGCTACCGATTATGATTAACCGATAGCTTTTCGTTAAAATATAAAAATATTTAATTAAATTTTATAAATGGAGCTTGTTCTCCCTGAATAATTCCATATGATATATTGGGGAACTTTCCTTCCACACTTATGGGAATCTCATAGCCAGTTCCTTGACAGTATTCTCCAAGTTGCTGATAATTTCCAAGTATATTTTTTTTATACACATCGGCTACTGTAAAATAATTATTTTTTATTGTTGGCTCATAAGCTAACCACACACCATCCACCAAAAACACAGGAAAAATATGATTTCCTGAACTAAGTCCACTTACAGGCAATCCAACACATGCTGATAGTAAATAAGCTGCATCAGTATATCCATCGCAATTTGCTTTTCCATCTATCAAGCAGCTATAAGAATACTGAGTTCCTTCTTGGGACAAGTAGTCCGCCTGTGCGATTCTCTTAGCAATCCGTACTGCTTTTTCATAATCAGTTGCATTTCTCCAATCAAAACTATTTAAAAAGTTCCGAATTTCTGCAGCTAGGCTCTCTACTTCTTCCGATGTGTGACCTTCCAAGCCTGTAGCTGGATATCCCGTTAATTTCGCAATAGCAGCCAATTCCCTTCCTGCAAAATAATTGAGAGAAAGAGGATCTCTATTTTGGGTGGCAAGATCCAAAGCATACTGCAAATGATTATTGGACTCATAGAAAAAGTTATTCGGATCACTTTTCCAAGCAGTAGTACCAGTAACCGGGCTGGTCACAAACCATGGTTCCATATAGCCTTTTAAGGGATACTGTGGATCATAGCTCCCTGTACTAGCCTTTGTTGATGCATTGGCATTTTTTGTCTGTTCTATTCCATTTTCAACCCATACCCCATCTGCATTCACCGTGTAGCCATCCGGGGTGGTTGTATTAGTGAGCATATTGCCATTCTGGTCAAAATAATAGGACTTCCCATCAATCCATTGCCAGTTAGCTGCGTAGCTGCCATTGTCATTCCGGTATTTCCAGTTGCTTCCATCCTGGATCCACTGGCCGGCAAATGAAGTTGTTGCTGATCCAATTATAAAAATAGCTGTCATCACAGCCGTCAATAACTTCTTTTTCATACTTAAATCCTCCCTTAAAGTCTATTATATAAATCTCCGATTTGACAACATCATAAATTCGTGCTATTCTAAAGGTACAAAGGGTAGCCAACTCCACAGAGTGGCTTCCAAATTATTGATTAATCATTTAAAAATAATCACCAATGCTTTGGTCGGCTGGGTGATTATTTTTTTGTACCTTTGTCATTGCGTTTCACGTATGTAAGTATTGCAACGATTAACACTGCAACATTTATGATTACCATAAATTCCTCATAAGTGTTCACAATCACCACCTCCTTTCGGAGATGGAAACCACCCGGCAGATTGACTACCATGATAATAATACCATATCATGGTAATCTTTACAATTTTTACTTATAACTCTATTCCTCTCTCCTTGGTACAAAATGTTTCTTCATAACAAGGCCAGGATTTCTAAGCGAATTTCTCTCCCTGAAAGCAGGCTTTTATAGAAATTTTCAAGATATTGGCTTATTTCAGTGATTCCATTCCTATATTCAACAAAGTTTGCTCTCACGAGTGCATTTCGAAAAATATTAACAGCGATCCTTAAACATAGCATTGTCTACCTGGAAACCTATATTATATAGGTACGTTTCATAAATACTTCCGTCGTTATAGTTATTCTCTCCATTAATCGATGTACCTTTCAGATTGAGGAAATAAATGAAGCAATTCCTTTTATCATCTTCTCTTCGATTAGTCCGGTATAACTTTTATTTTTTCAGTATCAAAGTCATACAATAACTGCAAATATCATTAAATTCATAAGTAAGAGATAGATAGGTGTATCTTCATCTAACCTATCCTCTTTATATTATTATATCGGTTTAACATATTCGATTGTCAATGTCCTGCTTGCTACGAAGTATATGCTATGTAACCGCCTTAACTGTTAAATGGAAGTTCTTCATTACCCACTCCATCAGGAGAGTTCATAAACTCGTCCCCTGCCGCACCAGACGGTTCTTGCCTGGAATTATCAGAAGATGCTTTCTTGCTATCAGCAAATTCCTGTGTTTCAATAACGATATCCGTTGTATAAATCCTTACGTTTTCCTTGTTCGTATAACTCCCAGTCAGGATTCTTCCGGAAATCAGTACTCTCATACCCTGACAAAAGTGCTTTTCTGCAAACTCTCCCGCTTTATCAAATGCAACACAATTGATAAAATCCGCCGTTTGTTCATTGCCCTCCTGATTCCTGCGGCCTATACGGTCAACTGCAAGAGTATATCTTGCAATTGCCATACTACGCTCTCCCTGGGAATATCTTACTTCTGGATCACGGGTTAATCTCCCCATTAATATCACACGATTCATATTTTCCTCCTCTTCTCCCCTGCTAAAAAAGCAGAGGAGATATGTTTTCAAAGTGTTTTACTGTATCCATTGCCCCTTCTCATTTACCATAAAACCATCTGGAGTAACAGCATTGATTAGAAGTTTCCCTCTCGTTCCATCAGAAACCGAATTAAAATAATACCAGACTCCTTCTGCAGCATACCCTGATTCACCGGATATGTATTGCCACCCGGTAAGCATCTGTCCCTGGGTTCCATCAGAAGCGGCTTTTAAGTAATAAATATTTCCGTCTGCATCCGTGTACCACCCCGATACCATAAATCCATCTTTATCAAACCGGAACCAGGAGGCTCTTTCCTGATCTCCTGTTGCATATGGATTGCTGATATAGGCCCATTCATCTGTGTACGTCCGCTCTGAGGCAAAGATCCATTTCCCATTTGCTGTCTGCATCCAGGTTCCTGTCACGGCTCCAGCTGGAGCTGCCGGTCCTTGGGTGTTCCCTGCGGTTGTCACTCCCATGGAACGGGAACCGCCTCCACCACCAGAAGAACCTTTACCGCCTCCGCCTCCGGAAGAACTGCTGGAAGTGGTGTTATCTATTACTTTAAAATTAAGAGTTACCGTCACCGGATCAGACATTTTCTCATCACTGGAAACTGCGTAAATCGTATCTGTTGTGGTTCCGATGTATGGAGTCTTTGCCATGGCCTCCTTGATCCAGCTGGCTATAACCTCCTGTTTCTCATTTAGTACTACCGGGATCACATTTCCTTCCTGATCCACCGTAAGTATTCCGGCATCAGAGGAACGCCATAAAACATTCTTATTCTCCTGGCTTCCTGAGTAAATGGAAGCATTAAATTTCTTACCTTCAATCCCATTCCAAGTGAGGACTGGATTATTCCTCTTTCCTGTTTTTGTAAGCACAAGGTCAAAGTTTTCGCTCTCACGGTCTGCCTCAATACAATCTGCCTGGAAAGTTAATGTCACCTTACAGGAAGCGGCTTTCTGGCTATCTTTTGTTGTAGCTGTGATCTCCACGTTTTTTTCTGCCCGGTATGGTGCCATTAAAAGTGCTTCTTTGATCCAGGCTGCCCCATCAACCGAAGTTATATTTCCTTCCTGATCCACCCTTACCGCTTCCGGATCGGAAGAGGTCCAGATAACGTTGCGGTCATAGGGCCTATGATCTAGGGTATCCTCCACCTCAGGAAAAACGGCTGCAGATAGTTTCTTTGTTTCAAAGCCAGTCTTTTTAACGGTTTCAGAATGAATATCCCCGGCCTTCTGATAACCAAGACTGTAAATGAGTGTCGTTTTATCCAGGGTGATTCCTTCTGGAATAATACGAGTATGATCATTGGTAACAAATTTTACTGTTACCTGACATGAGGCCGAAGCCTGATTTCCCAATTTATCCTTTCCATTTACCGTAATAATCACATCCCGGCTTCCGGCTCCGGATATCTTTGCATACTTATCATTCTCCCGGATTCCGTTGTCGGTTGCCATGATATTCCTGATCCATGCTGAATCCTTTAAGGCTGAAACTAATGCTTCC of the Lacrimispora indolis DSM 755 genome contains:
- a CDS encoding single-stranded DNA-binding protein, with product MNRVILMGRLTRDPEVRYSQGERSMAIARYTLAVDRIGRRNQEGNEQTADFINCVAFDKAGEFAEKHFCQGMRVLISGRILTGSYTNKENVRIYTTDIVIETQEFADSKKASSDNSRQEPSGAAGDEFMNSPDGVGNEELPFNS